Genomic window (Streptococcus porcinus):
GAAAAATCATCAGCTGTTGTAAAACCGATTTTTGAAATCCCAATTTCTTTTGCTAGCTTAATAATTTCCGACTTAAGTTCCATAATACTATCATAATGGAAAAATATAAAGACTTCAAGACTAAGCAATGACTTCTTGTAACAAATATTAAATTGTAGTGACAAAAGGAGACTAGTTAAACCAGTCTCCTTCTCTCTAATATTGGTCAAAGTGGCGATAGAGATGATCCAAATCCGCTATTTCCTGCAACAATTTCTTCCCATTATCTGTATCTTTTACTAATGTGCGATGCTCCACTTGTTCCACTAGACGCTTAATAAAGATAATATCACATTTCCCTTCCAAAACGTCTTTGATTGATGAGAAGGGCTTATGAGCTACTAACTCTAACCCATAACTATTGGAAATTAAGGTATATCCTGCGATTCCAGTGGTTTTTTGATATCCTTTAGCCAGCCCACCATCAATGATAATAATGCGTCCATTTGCCTTAATTGGAAGCTCACCACCTTTTTCTTTAACAGGAGTATGGCCATTAACAATGTGAGCATTATCATCAAGACCAAATTCTGCCAAAATGCGAAGGCAAATTTCTTCATCTTCTCTTAAACGGTAGTAAGGATTTTTTTCCTCATGATGGCTAGCTTTATCAGCGATATAATAGCGCTCAAAAGTGGTCATTCGATTTTTGCCAAACAATGAAGAAACCTCACCACACCACAAATACCAAAAAATATCTGTAGCTAAATCTTCATGTTGATCACGCTTTTTATAAGATTCTCTAACCTGTTCTTCGAAAAAATCAAGAAGAGCCTTACCCGAGTAAATACAGTTGCCAAAGCGCATAGACTTAAAGTCTCCATTAGAATGCATAGGCATGCAACCATGAAAAAGTAAATGATTATTAGAGATATGGTACATTGATCCCTTTTCCATCAAAAAGTCAATATGAATTTCCAGTTTTTCTGAATTTTGGAAACGATACATGAGCCCTTTTAAGATTTGCTCTTCTTCTGCTGTCAAAAGCTCAGCATGATCCCAGGAAAGCTTGTGATACGGAAATGATTGCAAAGGATAAACCTTCTTACCAATCTGGATAGTTTTTTTCTCAGGATCTATTTTCGAGAATAATTGTGAAGCTTCCATACCAAATTCTGGGCGCCGCTTAATCAATTGGTGCTCTAGTTTAAATTGCAAAAGGGCTGTCGCCTGTTGTAATTTGTTTAATGTCACACGCTCTGATTCAGAAATATGATCGCCGTCTAAAATCGGATTAAAAACCGCTTCTTCTTTGAAGTAACGCTGACTATAATCAATAAGGCGACGTAAATTGATACCATAGCGATCTTCAATGAGGGCTAATGAATTATACCTAGCTGCAATGCGAATTACATTAATCATACATATGTAAGAACCTGACATAGCCCCAATCCAAGTTATATCATGATTTCCCCATTGAATATCAATATTTTGAAAACCTTTTAAACGATCAATAATTAAATCTGGATATTGTCCTCTATCAAAAATGTCACCCACAACATGAAGATGATCAATTGCTAATCCCTGAATAAGATAAGCAAAGGCAATAAAAAGGTTATCCAACTGTTCGAGCTCAATGACTTTTGAAATAATAGCATTATAGTAATACTGTTTATTTTTATCTGGTTGCTCCTCAGTTAGAAGCTCTTCCATGATATATGCATAATCTGATGGAAGCATCTTTCGCACTTTTGAACGGGTATATTTTCCGCCAATGTATTTTACCAGTTGTAAAAGATCTGGCAAATAGTGACACAATTCTCTAATTAAAGCCTCTTGATTTACTATTTCTTGACGTGCTTGAATTTTTTCCGCGGGGTAATAAATATATTGACATAGTGTTTCGATATCTGACACCTTCTTTTGTGGAAAACATTCTTGAATTTTCTTTTTGATGGAACCTGAGCCATTTCGTAATAAATAGTCAAAAGCTTGGTATTCACCATGCAAATCACTCAAAAAATATTCCGTCCCCTTGGGCAGATGACAAATAGCATCGAGGTTAATCATCTCTGTAACCAGAGATGATTTTGTCGGAAACTTTTCTTTCAATAATTGATAATACTGCAACATGGTTAGGCTAGTAGTCCTTTCTTTTTAAACAATGAGCAATAGTGGTCTGAGACAAGTCCCTATCACCATTTTAAAATTTATTTTAAGAAAATGCCAGCATAAGGCGTAAGCGCATACAAAAAAAGGTACCTCATGATACCTACAGATTTTAGTTATTTTAAAATTTCACTTTAATACTTCTAACAAACCACTTAGGTTATCAATCTGACCATCAGCTGCTGATTGGTCAATCCCATAGCGATAATCTTTAATCGCCAAAACAGTAATTCCAGCTTCTTTTGCGGCAGCTATTCCTTTTTCACTATCTTCAACAACAAGGATCGCTTCCTTATCAATCTCTAATAACTGTGCAGCTTTTTGATAAATTTCAGGGTTTGGTTTAACATTAACAACATCTTCTCTACCCAAAACAATATCAAAATAAGACATAATTTCTGAAGATGTCAAAGCCCATTGCACATCTCTTGTTTGGCTATTAGAAGCTAAAGCGAGTTTATACCCCTTATCTCTCAACTGTTTAAGTGTTAATTTGACCTGAGGGAATAAAAGTTCAGAATAGGGTGCAGGATGCTCCTCTTTATAGCTTTCATAATCCTCCTGAACGACCTCTGCATCTAATTTGACAGTATTCTGACTAAGTAGTTTTTGCCAGACTTGTTGTAAATTCCCTCCAATAAATTCCTTCGCTTCCATATGAGCAATGGAAAGGCCGTGATTATCTAAGAACTGCTTTCGGCGTTCAAGATAAAAGTCTTCGGTGTCAAAAATGACCCCATCCATATCAAAAATGATTGCTTGATACATGTTTTTCCTCCTGAAGCCCTATTTTACCATAAATAGCCAAGTTATTTTATTTTTGTTAAAATAAATGCATGACTAAATTAGCTATTATGAGTGATCTTCATATTGACCTCAACCATTTTGATAAAGACGAAGTAGATGTCCTTATCAATGTCCTTAAAGAAGAGGGCGTTGATCATCTTCACCTAGCTGGTGATCTGGCCAACCATTTTGACAAAACGACAAAACCCTTCCTACACTATTTAAAGCAATTTATCAAAGTTACCTATAACTTAGGCAATCACGATATGTTAGATTTGAGTGAGAATACTATTGAAACCAATGATTTTCAGGTCTATCCTTTGAGTCCTGACTATCGTTTACTAGCAATCCATGGCTGGTACGACTACAGTTTTTATCCTCTCAAAACTGATCAAGAAAATCTAGCATTTAAGCAGACTTTTTGGTTTGATCGCCGCCTTAAAAGAAAGCAATCTGATCCTCAAATTACAGACACAATTTGCCAAAAGCTGGAAAGCAAGCTTTGTCAATTAGCAGATAAGCGACTCATTGTTGCTATGCATTTTGTTCCTCATCAAGCTTTTTTGCTATCTTATTCTAAATTGAAACCATTCAATGCTTTTTTAGGCAGTCATAAATTTCATCAGATTTTTGTAAATACTTCTGTTACTGATGTGGTGTTTGGCCACAATCACAAGCGTATTAAGAAAACCGAACTTGATGGTATCACTTATCATAGTAAGCCCCTTGGGTATATGAAAGAATGGCAATTAACTGATCACTTTTTGAAACAATTTCCTCACTATTTAGCCAAGGAAACTTATCACCCTAACAAACGCTTTGCTGCTATTAAAAATGAAGAAGCTTTTCTTATCTATCGACAAGAACACCTAGCGCAGGAACTTCGCTCTGCAATGACTATTTTTTCCATTAGTTAGGAAAGGGATTTATTTGTATGAAACTAAAACGACAAACACGATTTGCTAAGATTGGTACTAAAATCACTGTCAATATAGGCCACAAGGAGAAGGTTCTTCTTAAGAATGGTCAAACAGTCATTATTCCACTTGATAAAGAGAGAGAAGAAATCTACATTCGCCAATGGCGAAGCAGAAGGATTGAAGTCTGTGATCAGGACGTTTATCTGATTGTTGACAACCCTCTCAATGTCATCCTATTTTGGTCAAGTATTGTCCTCATTCTTATCAGTCATCTGCTTTTAAGCTTCGATTCTGATGTCCTCTGGTGGTCCACTCTAATCGGAATGCTTCTATTAGCGAGCAGCTATTTAACACCTCGTTGCCATTTCAAAAAAGCTAAAGAAATCTAATTAGTTTTCTTTAGCTTTTTCATTTATAATTCGGTCACGAACCCTGACAGCCAATTCTGGTTTATCTGTCATAAAGCCATCAAGATTAAAGCGAAAAGCATATTCCATTTGTTTTTCATTGTTTAAGGTCCAAGGCCTAATCGTTTTACCAAAATAGCTAACCATCCTTCTACTAGTCATTATCCAAAATTTCTTAGGATGAAAAGCACTAATAAAGGATGTTCTGCGCCCAATACAGATTTGAAGTGGATTATTCCTTACCAAAATCGCTAACTCAATATGAGGATCAGCAATTGCCATAAGCTTAAGACTTCTAACATTAAAACTACAATAAAGGTAATTAAAAGGCCACTCGCGAGTTTTCATTAACCGAGCAATATCCCACTCGATACCGGGATAATTGTATTTATTTGTCTTAATTTCAATATTTAATGTCCCCTGAAAGTTTTCTACCACTAAAAGTTCTAGAACTTCTTCCAACGTTGGAACTTTCTCCCTAAAGTATATGGGATCAAACCAAGAACCAGCATCAAGTTCTTTAATCTCTTTTAATAACAGATCTCTAATGTAACCGCAACCATTTGTAGTACGATCAACTGACTCATCATGAATAACAACTAAGTGACAATCCTTTGTCCGATGGACATCTAATTCTATGCCATCAGTTCCAACTCTTATAGCTTCTCTGAAAGCAGCAATAGTATTTTCTGGACGATTTGTTTTACTACCACGATGAGCAAAAATGGTTGTCATACTCTCTCCTAACCATACTTTTTCTTTTAGTGTAACACATCTTATCTTATAAATGATACTAATTCATTTTAAAAATGGTATACTAACTGAGTAACGCTTTAGGAGGTAAATATGTCTATTATAATTAAAAGAATAAGCGGCAAGAAAAGCTTTTTGAAAAATACTATCGCTATTCGTTTGAACAAAAAATATGTTTCTGAAATCGCTAATAATGAAAGTATTGAATTAGAAATACCCACAGAAAACAGTTTATTAAGCTATAATATTTTTGATTATCCAAGAATCCGAGTTTCAAATGAAGAGCTAATACTACTTAAACGGAATAAATTTACTCTAATGATTCGGGTCCTTTACCTGTGCTTTTATATTTTATACCTCCTGCTCTTTCAAAAGTGTCTACCTCTTACTTCTCCTATTAGCAATATTATCAACTTAAGTATTATCCCAATTATTTTTCTTCCAAATTATTGTTTTGAAAAACAGGCTAGAAGAAAGTAACCAATGTAATATAAAAACGATTCTGCAATCAGAATCGTTTTCTAGTTGACTTAAATAGCTTTATCATCCATGCCCATTGCACGTTGGATGGCTTTAACCAGTTCAACAAGGACAACCATCAGTAGACTACCAATAACAACAACTAACCACTGGC
Coding sequences:
- a CDS encoding fructose-1,6-bisphosphatase gives rise to the protein MLQYYQLLKEKFPTKSSLVTEMINLDAICHLPKGTEYFLSDLHGEYQAFDYLLRNGSGSIKKKIQECFPQKKVSDIETLCQYIYYPAEKIQARQEIVNQEALIRELCHYLPDLLQLVKYIGGKYTRSKVRKMLPSDYAYIMEELLTEEQPDKNKQYYYNAIISKVIELEQLDNLFIAFAYLIQGLAIDHLHVVGDIFDRGQYPDLIIDRLKGFQNIDIQWGNHDITWIGAMSGSYICMINVIRIAARYNSLALIEDRYGINLRRLIDYSQRYFKEEAVFNPILDGDHISESERVTLNKLQQATALLQFKLEHQLIKRRPEFGMEASQLFSKIDPEKKTIQIGKKVYPLQSFPYHKLSWDHAELLTAEEEQILKGLMYRFQNSEKLEIHIDFLMEKGSMYHISNNHLLFHGCMPMHSNGDFKSMRFGNCIYSGKALLDFFEEQVRESYKKRDQHEDLATDIFWYLWCGEVSSLFGKNRMTTFERYYIADKASHHEEKNPYYRLREDEEICLRILAEFGLDDNAHIVNGHTPVKEKGGELPIKANGRIIIIDGGLAKGYQKTTGIAGYTLISNSYGLELVAHKPFSSIKDVLEGKCDIIFIKRLVEQVEHRTLVKDTDNGKKLLQEIADLDHLYRHFDQY
- a CDS encoding HAD family hydrolase gives rise to the protein MYQAIIFDMDGVIFDTEDFYLERRKQFLDNHGLSIAHMEAKEFIGGNLQQVWQKLLSQNTVKLDAEVVQEDYESYKEEHPAPYSELLFPQVKLTLKQLRDKGYKLALASNSQTRDVQWALTSSEIMSYFDIVLGREDVVNVKPNPEIYQKAAQLLEIDKEAILVVEDSEKGIAAAKEAGITVLAIKDYRYGIDQSAADGQIDNLSGLLEVLK
- a CDS encoding metallophosphoesterase, which gives rise to MTKLAIMSDLHIDLNHFDKDEVDVLINVLKEEGVDHLHLAGDLANHFDKTTKPFLHYLKQFIKVTYNLGNHDMLDLSENTIETNDFQVYPLSPDYRLLAIHGWYDYSFYPLKTDQENLAFKQTFWFDRRLKRKQSDPQITDTICQKLESKLCQLADKRLIVAMHFVPHQAFLLSYSKLKPFNAFLGSHKFHQIFVNTSVTDVVFGHNHKRIKKTELDGITYHSKPLGYMKEWQLTDHFLKQFPHYLAKETYHPNKRFAAIKNEEAFLIYRQEHLAQELRSAMTIFSIS
- a CDS encoding glycerophosphodiester phosphodiesterase family protein encodes the protein MTTIFAHRGSKTNRPENTIAAFREAIRVGTDGIELDVHRTKDCHLVVIHDESVDRTTNGCGYIRDLLLKEIKELDAGSWFDPIYFREKVPTLEEVLELLVVENFQGTLNIEIKTNKYNYPGIEWDIARLMKTREWPFNYLYCSFNVRSLKLMAIADPHIELAILVRNNPLQICIGRRTSFISAFHPKKFWIMTSRRMVSYFGKTIRPWTLNNEKQMEYAFRFNLDGFMTDKPELAVRVRDRIINEKAKEN